One Paracidovorax avenae ATCC 19860 genomic region harbors:
- a CDS encoding substrate-binding domain-containing protein, producing the protein MQAPLSTSLPASGQRRRTLGSLLGAAALTLGLALGAAAPAAVQAAEIRVVTSGGFSAAYDQLVPLYEQATGNKVTTARGASIGNAPDSIPSRMARGEQFDIVILADSALDKLIEQGKVQAGSRVDLARSMIGMSVRKGTPKPDISTVDALRQTLLNAKSIAYSASASGTYLSTELFQRLGVAEQIKAKAKKIYSERVGAVVLRGDAEIGFQQVSELLPFKELDFVGQLPDEVQQRVFFSAGVATGSPEPEAARHLIRFLAAPAAAAIVRSTGMEPAAAR; encoded by the coding sequence ATGCAAGCCCCCCTCTCGACCTCCCTGCCCGCTTCCGGCCAGCGCCGCCGCACCCTGGGCTCGCTGCTGGGCGCTGCGGCCCTCACGCTGGGCCTGGCACTGGGCGCAGCGGCCCCTGCGGCCGTGCAGGCCGCGGAAATCCGCGTCGTCACCTCCGGTGGCTTCTCGGCCGCCTACGACCAGCTCGTGCCGCTCTACGAGCAGGCCACGGGCAACAAGGTCACCACCGCGCGCGGCGCCTCCATCGGCAACGCGCCGGACTCGATCCCCAGCCGCATGGCGCGGGGCGAGCAGTTCGACATCGTGATCCTGGCCGACTCGGCGCTGGACAAGCTGATCGAGCAGGGCAAGGTGCAGGCCGGCAGCCGCGTGGACCTGGCGCGCTCCATGATCGGCATGAGCGTGCGCAAGGGCACGCCCAAGCCCGACATCAGCACGGTGGACGCCCTGCGCCAGACCCTGCTGAATGCCAAGAGCATCGCCTATTCGGCCAGCGCCAGCGGCACCTACCTGTCCACCGAACTGTTCCAGCGCCTGGGCGTGGCCGAGCAGATCAAGGCCAAGGCCAAAAAGATCTACAGCGAACGGGTCGGCGCGGTCGTGCTGCGCGGCGATGCCGAGATCGGCTTCCAGCAGGTCAGCGAACTGCTGCCCTTCAAGGAGCTGGATTTCGTAGGACAGCTGCCGGACGAAGTGCAGCAGCGCGTGTTCTTCTCGGCCGGCGTGGCGACCGGCTCGCCGGAGCCGGAGGCCGCGCGCCACCTGATTCGCTTCCTGGCGGCACCGGCGGCGGCAGCCATCGTGCGCAGCACCGGCATGGAGCCTGCTGCGGCCCGTTGA
- a CDS encoding Bug family tripartite tricarboxylate transporter substrate binding protein: MTSFHFQAESRPFVAGRRQLLVAGAAAGGLGLWPGLAGAQAAWPSKSVRFVVPFAPGGSSEIVARSTAAELSKTLGQNVYVDNKPGAAGNIAMSEVARADDQHTVILGHIGTLAVNPYIFDKLPWSPKDFKPVSLLAKVPSLYVVHPDVPAKNLREFIAYAKRNPGKLSYGSAGNGSAGHLAFEYLKMTSEVFMLHVPYKGTGPMLTDLLSGRVDASAIGAAAIIPFIKSGKVRCIATGSAQRLPQLPDVPTVAEQGFPGFEMTQWYGMLAPASMSQDHIDKLAAETMKAVKAPESQRRLSGDAAEAIGSTPAQFAQFIATEQERWKKVIARAQIKPD; the protein is encoded by the coding sequence ATGACCTCCTTCCATTTCCAGGCGGAGTCCCGCCCCTTCGTGGCCGGTCGCCGGCAATTGCTGGTCGCAGGGGCCGCTGCCGGCGGCCTGGGCCTGTGGCCCGGCCTCGCCGGGGCGCAGGCGGCATGGCCTTCGAAGTCCGTGCGGTTCGTGGTGCCGTTCGCACCGGGCGGCAGTTCCGAGATCGTCGCGCGCTCCACCGCGGCCGAGCTGTCCAAGACGCTGGGCCAGAACGTGTATGTGGACAACAAGCCGGGCGCCGCCGGCAACATCGCCATGTCCGAGGTGGCGCGCGCGGACGACCAGCACACGGTCATCCTGGGGCACATCGGCACGCTGGCCGTCAACCCGTACATCTTCGACAAGCTGCCCTGGTCGCCCAAGGACTTTAAGCCCGTGAGCCTGCTGGCCAAGGTGCCCAGCCTCTACGTCGTGCATCCGGACGTGCCCGCGAAGAACCTGCGCGAGTTCATCGCGTATGCGAAGCGCAATCCCGGCAAGCTGAGCTACGGCTCCGCCGGCAACGGCAGCGCCGGGCACCTGGCGTTCGAGTACCTCAAGATGACCTCCGAGGTCTTCATGCTGCACGTGCCCTACAAGGGGACCGGCCCGATGCTGACCGACCTGCTGTCGGGCCGCGTGGATGCCTCTGCCATCGGGGCCGCCGCCATCATCCCGTTCATCAAGTCCGGCAAGGTCCGCTGCATCGCCACCGGGTCGGCGCAGCGTCTGCCGCAGTTGCCCGACGTGCCCACCGTGGCCGAGCAGGGCTTCCCGGGTTTCGAGATGACCCAGTGGTACGGCATGCTCGCGCCCGCCAGCATGTCCCAGGACCATATCGACAAGCTTGCCGCAGAAACCATGAAAGCCGTCAAGGCGCCCGAGTCGCAGCGCAGGCTGTCCGGCGATGCCGCCGAGGCGATCGGCAGCACGCCGGCTCAATTCGCGCAGTTCATCGCCACCGAGCAGGAGCGCTGGAAGAAGGTCATCGCGCGGGCGCAGATCAAGCCCGACTGA
- a CDS encoding tripartite tricarboxylate transporter permease → MDVLHNLAFGFGHALTIQNLMFCALGCTVGTLVGLLPGLGPLATISLLLPLTYSMDTTGALIMLAGIYYGAQYGDSVSAITMKIPHASSIVACIDGYAMTLKGKTGLALFTAGVSSFIGGTVAIVVLAFLAPSLGEVAFLFGPPDYCALMLVGFVCVSFVTTGSLLNGLAMCLVGVLLGSVGTDVNSGAERFTLGLPFLADGVGIVSIALGCFGIAEITKNLDSREERSPFNGKIKLIPTWAEFKRIVPSALRGSVVGSALGILPGGGPVIAQFAAYALDKKVSKYKHEIGTGCIEGVAGQAAADEAAARTSFIPLMSIGIPENAVMALMMAAFIIKGIQPGPNMIAGHPELFWGLVASMWIGNCFLLILNVPLVRYWLSVFKIPYNVLFPAILFFCCIGTFSINNNLDDIYITVVFGVLGYLFMRLELDPSPLMLGFILGPMLEENFRRAMLLSRGSFGVFMSRPISGTLLSLIGAFILWQVVAFFRQRKQPQALPVPAAEPGA, encoded by the coding sequence ATGGACGTCCTGCACAACCTCGCGTTCGGCTTCGGCCACGCGCTCACGATCCAGAACCTGATGTTCTGCGCGCTGGGCTGCACGGTGGGCACCCTGGTGGGGCTGCTGCCCGGCCTGGGGCCGCTCGCCACCATCAGCCTGCTGCTGCCGCTGACCTATTCGATGGACACGACCGGCGCGCTCATCATGCTCGCCGGCATCTACTACGGCGCGCAGTACGGCGACAGCGTGAGCGCGATCACGATGAAGATACCGCACGCCAGCAGCATCGTGGCGTGCATCGACGGCTACGCGATGACGCTCAAGGGCAAGACCGGGCTGGCGCTGTTCACGGCCGGGGTGTCGAGCTTCATCGGCGGCACGGTGGCGATCGTGGTGCTGGCCTTCCTGGCGCCCAGCCTGGGCGAGGTGGCATTCCTCTTCGGGCCGCCCGACTACTGCGCACTGATGCTCGTGGGCTTCGTGTGCGTGAGCTTCGTGACCACGGGCAGCCTGCTCAACGGCCTGGCGATGTGCCTGGTGGGCGTGCTGCTCGGATCGGTGGGTACCGACGTGAACAGCGGCGCGGAGCGCTTCACGCTGGGCCTGCCGTTCCTGGCCGACGGCGTGGGCATCGTGAGCATCGCGCTGGGCTGCTTCGGCATCGCGGAGATCACCAAGAACCTGGATTCGCGCGAGGAGCGCTCGCCCTTCAACGGCAAGATCAAGCTGATCCCGACCTGGGCCGAATTCAAGCGCATCGTTCCCAGCGCGCTGCGCGGCAGCGTCGTCGGCTCGGCCCTTGGCATCCTGCCCGGGGGCGGCCCGGTAATCGCGCAGTTCGCGGCCTACGCGCTGGACAAGAAGGTCAGCAAGTACAAGCACGAGATCGGCACCGGCTGCATCGAGGGCGTGGCCGGCCAGGCCGCGGCCGACGAGGCCGCCGCCCGCACCAGCTTCATCCCGCTGATGAGCATCGGCATTCCCGAGAACGCGGTGATGGCGCTGATGATGGCCGCGTTCATCATCAAGGGCATCCAGCCCGGTCCCAACATGATCGCGGGCCACCCCGAGCTGTTCTGGGGCCTGGTGGCGAGCATGTGGATCGGCAACTGCTTCCTGCTGATCCTGAACGTGCCGCTGGTGCGCTACTGGCTGTCGGTGTTCAAGATTCCGTACAACGTGCTGTTCCCGGCGATCCTGTTCTTCTGCTGCATCGGCACCTTCAGCATCAACAACAACCTGGACGACATCTACATCACCGTCGTGTTCGGCGTGCTGGGCTACCTGTTCATGCGGCTGGAGCTGGACCCGTCGCCGTTGATGCTGGGCTTCATCCTGGGGCCGATGCTGGAGGAGAACTTCCGCCGTGCCATGCTGCTGTCGCGCGGAAGCTTCGGCGTGTTCATGTCGCGGCCGATCAGCGGCACGCTGCTCAGCCTGATAGGTGCCTTCATCCTGTGGCAGGTGGTGGCCTTCTTCCGGCAGCGCAAGCAGCCGCAGGCCTTGCCCGTACCAGCGGCGGAGCCGGGGGCCTGA
- a CDS encoding NfeD family protein codes for MQHSTLWWLMAGAMVAAELVTGTFYLLMLAVGLVAGALAAHAGLPITAQLVAAACVGAGGVIACHQLRRRRMAAVQPAASNRDVNLDVGETVQVPAWNPDGTAQVRYRGAQWTVVLRSGPVGVATALPGTYRVAEVVGNRLVVDAA; via the coding sequence ATGCAGCATTCCACCCTCTGGTGGCTGATGGCCGGCGCGATGGTCGCCGCCGAACTCGTGACGGGCACCTTCTACCTGCTCATGCTGGCTGTCGGCCTCGTGGCCGGCGCACTGGCGGCCCATGCCGGCCTTCCGATCACCGCGCAGCTCGTGGCAGCCGCCTGCGTGGGCGCGGGGGGCGTCATCGCCTGCCACCAGCTGCGCCGCCGCCGCATGGCCGCCGTGCAGCCCGCCGCGAGCAACCGCGACGTGAACCTCGATGTCGGCGAAACCGTGCAGGTGCCCGCCTGGAACCCTGACGGCACGGCCCAGGTGCGCTACCGCGGCGCGCAGTGGACCGTGGTGCTGCGCAGCGGCCCGGTCGGCGTGGCCACCGCCCTGCCCGGCACCTACCGCGTGGCGGAGGTGGTCGGGAACCGGCTGGTGGTGGACGCGGCCTGA
- a CDS encoding Bug family tripartite tricarboxylate transporter substrate binding protein, with amino-acid sequence MQRRTMTVAAALAAGLSLIATTAGAQDFPPKKPVTLVVGFAAGGSADIAARVIAKKLGENIGQTVVVDNKPGAGGNLAHAQVAKGPTDGSMLLFGSIGPLSISPHFMKVGYDPLKDLAPITMGVTFPNVLVVPASTGIKTLGEFVARAKREPGKLDFASTGPGSASHLAGELLNDIAKINTVHVPYKGGAPALQDVLGDRVTSFYAAPPTALPHLESGKLVALATTGLTRPAYLPNVPTVAETYPGFNATNWYAFVAPGKTPKALLDRWNTELVKVLNAPDVRDNLLKHGQTAAPGSREELAKFIAAENEKWARIIRERNITAD; translated from the coding sequence ATGCAAAGACGCACCATGACCGTGGCCGCCGCATTGGCCGCCGGACTTTCCCTCATCGCCACCACCGCAGGCGCCCAGGATTTCCCCCCGAAGAAACCAGTGACGCTGGTGGTCGGCTTCGCGGCTGGCGGCTCCGCCGACATCGCCGCGCGCGTGATCGCCAAGAAGCTCGGCGAGAACATCGGCCAGACCGTGGTCGTGGACAACAAGCCGGGCGCTGGCGGCAACCTCGCCCATGCCCAGGTCGCCAAGGGCCCTACCGACGGATCCATGCTGCTGTTCGGCTCCATCGGGCCGCTGAGCATCTCGCCCCACTTCATGAAGGTCGGCTACGACCCGCTCAAGGACCTCGCCCCCATCACCATGGGCGTGACCTTCCCCAACGTGCTGGTCGTGCCTGCCAGCACCGGCATCAAGACCCTGGGCGAATTCGTGGCCCGCGCCAAGCGCGAGCCGGGCAAGCTGGATTTCGCATCCACCGGCCCGGGATCGGCCTCCCACCTGGCCGGTGAACTGCTCAACGACATCGCGAAGATCAACACCGTGCACGTGCCCTACAAGGGCGGCGCGCCGGCCCTGCAGGACGTGCTGGGCGACCGCGTGACCTCGTTCTACGCGGCACCGCCCACGGCCCTGCCCCACCTGGAATCGGGCAAGCTGGTCGCGCTGGCGACCACCGGCCTGACCCGCCCGGCCTACCTGCCCAACGTGCCCACCGTCGCCGAGACGTACCCCGGCTTCAACGCCACCAACTGGTACGCCTTCGTGGCGCCCGGCAAGACGCCCAAGGCGCTGCTGGACCGCTGGAACACCGAACTCGTGAAGGTGCTGAATGCGCCCGACGTGCGCGACAACCTGCTGAAACACGGCCAGACCGCCGCCCCTGGCAGCCGCGAGGAACTGGCCAAGTTCATCGCCGCGGAAAACGAGAAATGGGCCCGCATCATCCGCGAGCGGAACATCACCGCGGACTGA
- a CDS encoding LysR family transcriptional regulator translates to MRRIKFDMGELMAFVVTAEKQSFRLAADALFVSPSALSRRVERLEAAVGAQLLARTTRHVELTAVGHDFLREAQAALAGLDDAVQRVGDQLQRRRGRVAIACIPSVASNLLPPVLREFAAGEPEVQVHLVEDSAQQVLDAVLRGDVDFGLGFMGSQEPALRFDALMRERYVLAMPRSHPWAAREAIGWPELAGQRLVSVSQQSGNRLLLDQAVADLPEKPVAWHECNHLAGTLSLVEAGMGLAAIPQLALRPTHPELCGVPLTDPPVWRTLGLLQRRDRVLGPMAEGLRRRLVQAYRVA, encoded by the coding sequence ATGCGACGCATCAAATTCGACATGGGCGAGCTGATGGCCTTCGTGGTCACGGCCGAAAAACAGAGCTTCCGGCTGGCGGCCGATGCGCTGTTCGTATCGCCTTCCGCGCTCAGTCGGCGGGTGGAGCGGCTGGAGGCGGCCGTGGGCGCCCAGTTGCTGGCTCGCACCACGCGGCACGTCGAGCTGACCGCCGTGGGCCACGACTTCCTGCGCGAGGCCCAGGCCGCATTGGCAGGCCTGGACGACGCGGTGCAGCGCGTGGGCGACCAGTTGCAGCGCCGCCGGGGGCGGGTCGCGATCGCCTGCATACCGTCCGTCGCGTCGAACCTGTTGCCCCCGGTCCTGCGGGAGTTCGCGGCCGGCGAGCCGGAGGTCCAGGTGCATCTGGTGGAAGACAGCGCCCAGCAGGTGCTGGACGCCGTGCTGCGGGGCGACGTGGATTTCGGCCTGGGGTTCATGGGCAGCCAGGAGCCCGCGCTGCGCTTCGACGCCTTGATGCGCGAACGCTATGTGCTGGCCATGCCGAGAAGCCACCCGTGGGCGGCGCGCGAGGCGATCGGCTGGCCGGAACTGGCGGGGCAGCGCCTGGTGTCGGTGTCGCAGCAGAGCGGCAACCGCCTGCTGCTGGACCAGGCCGTGGCCGACCTGCCGGAAAAGCCCGTGGCCTGGCACGAATGCAACCACCTGGCCGGCACGCTGTCGCTGGTGGAGGCCGGGATGGGGCTCGCGGCCATTCCGCAACTGGCGCTGCGGCCAACCCATCCAGAACTCTGCGGCGTGCCGCTCACCGACCCCCCGGTCTGGCGAACGCTGGGCTTGCTGCAGCGGCGGGACCGCGTGCTGGGGCCCATGGCGGAGGGGTTGCGGAGAAGGCTGGTGCAGGCGTACCGCGTAGCGTGA
- a CDS encoding porin translates to MKLHRIAMAAAACAPFLASAQSSVTLYGIADLGIRHTSGMTAANAPSPSSATGIASGVDNTSRFGLRGREDLGGGLHAVFNLETGLNLDTGTQANATKFFDRAATVGLGGAWGTVTAGRQTNLLADAISPVDPVGMRFASFNPNIATTALSSHGLGIEYGSAGATNGSYRLDNALKYVGRFGPVTARAMYGFGENAAGANLQSSRGAGLAYAAGGLTVSGAYQNFKSPAGLALDAATLGVAYQFGSVRLMANTGRSKAETSATARTVHRVHSVGGTWAATPAVDLTASVYRLDRDRSGLQGDGYTRAILFAEYKLSRRSRLYAELDRTNWRDGYQGAANKSAATGITAGVIHTF, encoded by the coding sequence ATGAAACTCCACCGCATCGCGATGGCGGCAGCCGCCTGCGCACCGTTCCTGGCCTCCGCGCAAAGCAGCGTCACCCTCTACGGCATCGCCGATCTCGGCATACGGCACACCTCCGGCATGACGGCGGCCAACGCGCCCAGCCCGTCATCGGCCACGGGCATCGCGAGCGGCGTGGACAACACCAGCCGCTTCGGCCTGCGCGGCCGCGAGGACCTGGGTGGCGGCCTGCATGCCGTGTTCAACCTGGAAACCGGGCTCAACCTCGATACCGGCACCCAGGCCAATGCCACGAAGTTCTTCGACCGCGCGGCCACCGTGGGCTTGGGCGGCGCCTGGGGTACGGTCACTGCCGGCCGCCAGACCAACCTGCTGGCCGATGCCATCAGCCCTGTCGATCCGGTCGGCATGCGCTTCGCATCCTTCAATCCGAACATCGCGACCACGGCGCTCAGCAGCCACGGCCTGGGCATCGAATACGGTTCCGCGGGCGCCACCAATGGCTCCTACCGGCTCGACAACGCGCTGAAATACGTCGGCCGCTTCGGCCCGGTGACGGCGCGGGCCATGTACGGCTTTGGCGAGAACGCCGCGGGTGCCAACCTGCAGTCCTCCCGCGGCGCGGGCCTGGCCTACGCGGCGGGCGGCCTGACCGTGTCCGGGGCCTACCAGAACTTCAAGTCGCCCGCCGGACTCGCGCTGGACGCGGCCACGCTGGGCGTCGCCTACCAGTTCGGCAGCGTCAGGCTCATGGCGAACACCGGCCGCAGCAAGGCGGAAACCTCGGCCACCGCACGCACCGTGCATCGCGTGCATTCGGTCGGTGGCACCTGGGCCGCGACCCCGGCCGTCGACCTGACGGCTTCGGTGTACCGCCTCGATCGCGACCGCAGCGGCCTGCAAGGCGACGGCTACACCCGCGCCATCCTGTTCGCCGAGTACAAGCTGTCGCGCCGCAGCCGGCTGTATGCCGAGCTGGACCGCACGAACTGGCGCGACGGCTACCAGGGCGCGGCCAACAAGAGCGCGGCGACCGGCATCACGGCCGGCGTGATACATACGTTCTGA
- a CDS encoding SPFH domain-containing protein — protein sequence MEIALILFVIAGIFVARSIKVVPQQNAWVKERLGKYAGTLTPGLNFLVPFVDRVAYKHSLKEIPLDVPSQVCITRDNTQLQVDGILYFQVTDPMRASYGSSNYIMAVTQLAQTSLRSVIGKLELDKTFEERDMINAQVVAAIDEAALNWGVKVLRYEIKDLTPPNEILRAMQQQITAEREKRALIAASEGRRQEQINIATGEREAFIARSEGEKQAQINNAQGEAASITAVAEATAQAIERVAAAIRQPGGEQAVQLKVAERAVDAYSRVAADATTTLVVPSNMTEVSTLITSAMKMVQGAQRP from the coding sequence ATGGAAATCGCCCTCATCCTCTTCGTCATCGCCGGCATCTTCGTCGCACGCTCCATCAAGGTCGTGCCCCAGCAGAACGCCTGGGTCAAGGAGCGGCTGGGCAAGTACGCCGGCACGCTCACGCCCGGCCTCAACTTCCTGGTGCCCTTCGTCGATCGCGTCGCCTACAAGCACAGCCTCAAGGAAATCCCGCTGGACGTCCCCAGCCAGGTCTGCATCACGCGCGACAACACCCAGCTGCAGGTGGACGGCATCCTCTACTTCCAGGTCACCGACCCGATGCGCGCGAGCTACGGATCGAGCAACTACATCATGGCCGTCACGCAGCTCGCGCAGACCTCGCTGCGCAGCGTGATCGGCAAGCTGGAACTCGACAAGACCTTCGAGGAACGCGACATGATCAACGCCCAGGTCGTGGCCGCCATCGACGAGGCCGCCCTCAACTGGGGCGTGAAGGTGCTGCGCTACGAGATCAAGGACCTGACCCCGCCCAACGAAATCCTGCGCGCCATGCAGCAGCAGATCACCGCCGAACGCGAGAAGCGCGCCCTTATCGCCGCATCGGAAGGCCGCCGCCAGGAGCAGATCAACATCGCCACCGGCGAGCGCGAGGCCTTCATCGCCCGCTCCGAGGGCGAGAAGCAGGCGCAGATCAACAACGCTCAGGGCGAGGCCGCCTCCATCACCGCCGTGGCCGAGGCCACCGCCCAGGCCATCGAGCGCGTGGCCGCCGCCATCCGCCAGCCCGGCGGCGAGCAGGCCGTGCAGCTCAAGGTGGCCGAGCGCGCCGTGGATGCTTACAGCCGCGTGGCCGCAGATGCGACCACCACCCTGGTCGTGCCGAGCAACATGACCGAGGTCTCCACCCTCATCACCTCCGCGATGAAGATGGTGCAGGGCGCGCAGCGGCCCTGA
- a CDS encoding tripartite tricarboxylate transporter TctB family protein translates to MNNRNLVRGFVLMALALAFGLPSVHYSLGSLSHAGPGLFPFIVSCMLFVVGGITVLRARLVAPVPLNFNPRNIAIILTSLCGFALISHFVNMIAGIVFLVFCSGFAGTSYSVARNVKIAAVLIAIAFGFQKLLGLSLPLY, encoded by the coding sequence ATGAACAACCGCAATCTCGTCCGGGGCTTCGTCCTCATGGCGCTGGCGCTGGCCTTCGGCCTGCCGTCGGTGCATTACTCGCTGGGCTCGCTCAGCCATGCGGGGCCGGGCCTGTTCCCGTTCATCGTCAGCTGCATGCTGTTCGTGGTCGGCGGCATCACGGTGCTGCGCGCGCGGCTGGTGGCGCCCGTGCCGCTGAACTTCAACCCGCGCAACATCGCCATCATCCTGACGAGCCTGTGCGGTTTCGCGCTCATCTCCCATTTCGTGAACATGATCGCGGGCATCGTCTTCCTGGTGTTCTGTTCCGGGTTCGCCGGCACGTCGTACTCGGTGGCGCGCAACGTGAAGATCGCGGCGGTGCTGATCGCGATCGCCTTCGGGTTCCAGAAGCTGCTGGGCCTGAGCCTGCCGCTGTACTGA
- a CDS encoding arginine/lysine/ornithine decarboxylase produces the protein MKFRFPIVIIDEDYRSENTSGLGIRALAQAIESEGFEVLGVTSYGDLSQFAQQQSRASAFILSIDDEEFTLGSGLDPIVLSLRNFITQVRRKNADVPIYVHGETKTARHLPNDILRELHGFIHMFEDTPEFVAKHIIREAKSYLESVQPPFFKALLDYAEDGSYSWHCPGHSGGVAFLKSPVGQMFHQFFGENMLRADVCNAVEELGQLLDHNGAIGESERNAARIFNADHCFFVTNGTSTSNKMVWHHTVAPGDVVVVDRNCHKSILHSIIMTGAIPVFLKPTRNHFGIIGPIPQAEFEKDAIQAKIRANPLLKGVDPATVKPRVMTITQSTYDGVLYNTETIKSMMDGYVDNLHFDEAWLPHAAFHPFYGSYHAMGKKRARPKHSVVYATQSIHKLLAGISQASHVLVQDSQTVKLDRPLFNEAYLMHTSTSPQYSIIASCDVAAAMMEPPGGTALVEESLLEALDFRRAMRKVEEEFGKDDWWFKVWGPEKMADEGVGRAEDWIIRSDGKGRKNGSKWHGFGQLADGFNMLDPIKSTIVTPGLNLDGKFDKTGIPASIVTKYLAEHGVVVEKTGLYSFFIMFTIGITKGRWNTLLAALQQFKDDYEKNQPMWRILPEFCQQHKRYERMGLKDLCQHVHALYAKYDIARLTTEMYLSDLTPAMKPSDAYAHIAHRKTERVEIDHLEGRITTSLITPYPPGIPLLIPGEVFNKKIVDYLKFAREFAKLCPGFETDIHGLVEIEDDNGHVRYYADCVTRVEQPKPGRRGGRKDAPQAEDIVQVGSDGPFGRKI, from the coding sequence ATGAAATTCCGCTTTCCCATCGTCATCATCGACGAGGACTACCGTTCCGAGAACACATCGGGCCTGGGTATCCGGGCCCTGGCGCAGGCGATCGAGTCCGAGGGGTTCGAGGTGCTGGGCGTGACGAGCTATGGCGACCTGTCGCAGTTCGCGCAGCAGCAGAGCCGGGCGAGCGCCTTCATCCTGTCGATCGACGACGAGGAGTTCACGCTGGGCTCGGGGCTGGACCCGATCGTGCTGAGCCTGCGCAACTTCATCACCCAGGTGCGCCGCAAGAACGCCGACGTGCCGATCTACGTGCACGGCGAGACCAAGACCGCGCGCCACCTGCCCAACGACATCCTGCGCGAGCTGCACGGCTTCATCCACATGTTCGAGGACACGCCGGAGTTCGTGGCCAAGCACATCATCCGCGAGGCCAAGAGCTACCTCGAGAGCGTGCAGCCGCCGTTCTTCAAGGCGCTGCTGGACTATGCGGAAGACGGCTCCTATTCGTGGCACTGCCCGGGCCACTCCGGCGGCGTCGCCTTCCTCAAGAGCCCCGTGGGCCAGATGTTCCACCAGTTCTTCGGCGAGAACATGCTGCGCGCGGACGTGTGCAACGCCGTGGAGGAACTGGGCCAGCTGCTGGACCACAACGGGGCCATCGGTGAATCCGAGCGCAACGCGGCGCGCATCTTCAACGCCGACCACTGCTTCTTCGTGACCAACGGCACGAGCACCTCGAACAAGATGGTGTGGCACCACACGGTGGCGCCGGGCGACGTGGTGGTGGTGGACCGCAACTGCCACAAGTCGATCCTGCACTCGATCATCATGACCGGGGCGATCCCCGTGTTCCTGAAGCCCACGCGCAACCACTTCGGCATCATCGGTCCGATCCCGCAGGCCGAGTTCGAGAAGGATGCGATCCAGGCGAAGATCCGCGCCAATCCGTTGCTCAAGGGCGTGGACCCGGCGACGGTGAAGCCGCGCGTGATGACGATCACGCAGTCCACTTACGACGGCGTGCTCTACAACACCGAGACCATCAAGTCGATGATGGACGGCTACGTGGACAACCTGCATTTCGACGAAGCCTGGCTGCCGCACGCGGCCTTCCATCCGTTCTACGGCAGCTACCACGCCATGGGCAAGAAGCGCGCGCGCCCGAAGCATTCGGTGGTGTATGCCACGCAGTCCATCCACAAGCTGCTGGCCGGCATCAGCCAGGCCAGCCACGTGCTGGTGCAGGATTCGCAGACCGTGAAGCTGGACCGCCCGCTCTTCAACGAGGCGTACCTGATGCACACCTCGACCAGCCCGCAGTACAGCATCATCGCCAGCTGCGACGTGGCGGCCGCCATGATGGAGCCGCCCGGCGGCACCGCCCTCGTGGAAGAGAGCCTGCTCGAAGCCCTGGACTTCCGCCGCGCCATGCGCAAGGTGGAAGAGGAGTTCGGCAAGGACGACTGGTGGTTCAAGGTCTGGGGCCCCGAGAAGATGGCCGACGAGGGCGTGGGCCGCGCCGAGGACTGGATCATCCGCAGCGATGGCAAGGGCCGGAAGAACGGCAGCAAGTGGCATGGCTTCGGCCAGCTGGCCGATGGCTTCAACATGCTGGATCCGATCAAGTCCACCATCGTCACGCCCGGCCTGAACCTGGACGGCAAGTTCGACAAGACCGGCATTCCTGCGTCCATCGTGACCAAGTACCTGGCCGAGCACGGCGTGGTGGTGGAGAAGACGGGGCTCTACAGCTTCTTCATCATGTTCACCATCGGCATCACCAAGGGCCGCTGGAACACGCTGCTGGCCGCGCTGCAGCAGTTCAAGGACGACTACGAGAAGAACCAGCCGATGTGGCGGATCCTTCCGGAGTTCTGCCAGCAGCACAAGCGCTATGAGCGCATGGGCCTGAAGGACCTGTGCCAGCACGTGCATGCGCTCTACGCCAAGTACGACATCGCGCGGCTGACGACAGAGATGTACCTGTCGGACCTGACGCCGGCGATGAAGCCCAGCGACGCCTATGCCCACATCGCGCACCGCAAGACCGAGCGCGTGGAAATCGACCACCTGGAAGGCCGCATCACCACCAGCCTGATCACGCCGTACCCGCCGGGCATCCCGCTGCTGATCCCGGGCGAGGTCTTCAACAAGAAGATCGTGGACTACCTCAAGTTCGCGCGGGAGTTCGCCAAGCTGTGCCCGGGCTTCGAGACCGACATCCACGGCCTGGTGGAGATCGAGGACGACAACGGCCACGTGCGCTACTACGCCGATTGCGTGACGCGGGTGGAGCAGCCCAAGCCCGGCCGCCGCGGTGGCCGCAAGGATGCACCCCAAGCGGAGGACATCGTGCAGGTGGGCAGCGACGGACCGTTCGGCCGGAAGATCTGA